Part of the Panicum virgatum strain AP13 chromosome 4N, P.virgatum_v5, whole genome shotgun sequence genome is shown below.
CAGTTCATTTGAAGAAATTTTCGATGTCGATCACTTTATCAACTCCCTAAAAGATGATGTTTCTATCATCAAAGTGCTTCCAAAAGAATTTTCTTGGAGCACAAGAGAGTACTATGGCACTGGCATCCGTTCTACGAGAATAAAAACTGCACCTCTTCATGCCTCAGCAAATTGGTATCTGGAGAATGTCAGTCCTATCCTGCAGAGGTTTGAGAAAAACTGAATTTGCATTGTCGCTATTTGTTATGCATGTGTTTACATGTTATGGAAGTTGTTTGTATTAACATGATGTCTATTCATTGTTTGAATTAATGAGCTGGTTACTTATGAATCTAATTCTTCACCAGTAATCTTATCCATCTGCTGTCACTGCAGCTATGGTATTGCTGCTATTGCGCCCTTTTCGCACCGCCTTGCCTTTGATGATTTGCCTGCGGATCTTCAACGTTTGCGTTGCAAAGTTAACTTCCAAGCCCTGGTTTTTCGGCCTCACATTATCTCGCTGGGGGAGACTCTTGTGAAGCGCTTGAGGTCTCCTGTCCCGGGGCATTCTGATGAATATATCCGTCAAGTTGTAGAACAAAGCACAAATGAAGATGGAAAATATGCAGTTTTGCATCTCCGTTTTGATAAGGTAAGTGGAAGAAGAAGCTTTGCAATATTCATGGTGTTTGTTACTTTTTTAGCACTTCAAAGAATTTGTGCCCTGTAACATCTCAAACTGAGCTGTACTTTTCAGGATATGGTTGCACATTCATCCTGTGGCTTTGGAGGTGGCAGAGCTGAAAAATTAGCTCTCGCTAAGTACAGGCAAGTTATTTGGCAAGGGAGGGTATTAAATTCACAGCTAACTGATGAAGAGCTTCGGAACACAGGACGTTGCCCATCGACCCCAGAAGAGATTGGGCTGTTACTGGTAGCCCTCGGCTTCGACAGCAGAACTCGACTCTATCTTGCTTCTCACAAGGTTTGACTCTGTGTGAACTAGCTTATTCATCCCGGGAATATCATGAAGATTTAGCATGCAACACATGTTCAGGTATATGGTGGGGAAGCCAGGATCTCTAGCTTGCGCAAACTTTTTCCGCTGATGGAGGACAAAAGGAGCCTTGCATCTGAAGAGGAGCTTGCTGATGTTGAAGGGAAGGCTTCtatgctagctgctcttgactATTACATCAGCATGCATAGTGATATTTTCATCTCTGCGTCTCCTGGGAATATGCACAATGCTTTGGTAAGTTCTCATGGCCTCGGTTTTAGCCATAGTGATCATTCATTCAACCTGTGGTCTTGACTATAACAAATTTTAATCTCAGTTGGCTCACCGGACATATGAGAACTTGAAGACCATAAGGCCAAACATGGCATTGCTGGGCCGCATCTTTGTGAACAAGAGCATGGAGTGGTCAGAATTTCAACATGTTGCACAGGCAGGGCACAAAGGAAGATATGGGCAAATAAGGCTGAGGAAGCCAAAGCAATCTATCTATACCTATCCTGCGCCAGATTGTATGTGCCAAGGGTAGACTGCTAAATTCCACATCAGTCACTACTTTACTAGGTGCTCTGCAGCACACGGAGCTCAAGGATTCTGGGAGATCACCATCTAATCTGTCAATGGCATCCCTTACTGGCAATTGCTAGCTCCCTTGGATTGCGAAATTGGTTACAAAGTTTTGGTGGTTTAGTCAATTAGTTCATTCAGTTGAATCATAGGTTATACCAGCTTGACTAGCCTCTACGAAGACAATCCTTCTCCGGCTCCATGTAAATTTTGAGACCGCTGTTGCACACtgtatcttttttttcctctgtTCATAATACAGTCTATGTAGATGTAATTAACAGAAAATATTTGTTATGGCCGGTGATAGCACATCTGACTCAACATTCTTCTACTTCGACATCTATCTCACTGCATCATGTTTTCTTCCTCCGCTGCAATGCTAGGTGAAAAGGGCATTTCTCCCCTAGTTTgatgttcctttttttttacttgcAAAAGAGATGAAGTATGCTGAACTTGTTTTAGTGCTGTGATTCTGTAACAATATACTGCTCAGGTATGGCCATTTACATTTATGTCAAATGCATCATCCAAAGGAGTACGCAAACCCCAATCTGTTCTGCTACTCTTCTGCTTAGCAGGCTCCATTTATTCAGTGCTGTTATTTTGAAAGCCGAGAAGAACATTAcgggtgtgtttggttgtcAGACTAAGCCTAGCCTGGCTAGTATTGTAAGCCTGGATAGACCAGGCCTGGGTTAAGTCATGCGAGCAGTATATGTTTGGTTGCATGAATAGGCTAAGCCTGGCTAATGCATGATTTTGTTTGGTTTGCAGGTTTGCATTGAGATATGCAATGTTGGCGTGTTTGGTAGGTTGGTTTAGACAAGTTCAATTCACCAGCCTGCAGAATAGGTGAAGTTACCGCACCGAGCACCCCTAGCTCTCGGTTAACAATTTGCACTCATTTGA
Proteins encoded:
- the LOC120668860 gene encoding O-fucosyltransferase 39-like isoform X2, with amino-acid sequence MLRLAEARPRQQEWNAPKPMHPSLLNEALQWAVPAEQRRELWSSLPYQGWKPCLKSSISHALPLEPSGYIQVFLDGGLNQQRMGICDAVAVAKILNATLVIPHLEVNPVWKDSSSFEEIFDVDHFINSLKDDVSIIKVLPKEFSWSTREYYGTGIRSTRIKTAPLHASANWYLENVSPILQSYGIAAIAPFSHRLAFDDLPADLQRLRCKVNFQALVFRPHIISLGETLVKRLRSPVPGHSDEYIRQVVEQSTNEDGKYAVLHLRFDKDMVAHSSCGFGGGRAEKLALAKYRQVIWQGRVLNSQLTDEELRNTGRCPSTPEEIGLLLVALGFDSRTRLYLASHKVYGGEARISSLRKLFPLMEDKRSLASEEELADVEGKASMLAALDYYISMHSDIFISASPGNMHNALLAHRTYENLKTIRPNMALLGRIFVNKSMEWSEFQHVAQAGHKGRYGQIRLRKPKQSIYTYPAPDCMCQG
- the LOC120668860 gene encoding O-fucosyltransferase 31-like isoform X1 encodes the protein MRRVSPSPSPARGPAVFAAAFVVLLPALFPGMFSPLGHAFPSLFSEWNAPKPMHPSLLNEALQWAVPAEQRRELWSSLPYQGWKPCLKSSISHALPLEPSGYIQVFLDGGLNQQRMGICDAVAVAKILNATLVIPHLEVNPVWKDSSSFEEIFDVDHFINSLKDDVSIIKVLPKEFSWSTREYYGTGIRSTRIKTAPLHASANWYLENVSPILQSYGIAAIAPFSHRLAFDDLPADLQRLRCKVNFQALVFRPHIISLGETLVKRLRSPVPGHSDEYIRQVVEQSTNEDGKYAVLHLRFDKDMVAHSSCGFGGGRAEKLALAKYRQVIWQGRVLNSQLTDEELRNTGRCPSTPEEIGLLLVALGFDSRTRLYLASHKVYGGEARISSLRKLFPLMEDKRSLASEEELADVEGKASMLAALDYYISMHSDIFISASPGNMHNALLAHRTYENLKTIRPNMALLGRIFVNKSMEWSEFQHVAQAGHKGRYGQIRLRKPKQSIYTYPAPDCMCQG